A portion of the Staphylococcus felis genome contains these proteins:
- a CDS encoding esterase/lipase family protein — protein MLDFRKKLTVFTSVTITSLAFLSFTHTSSVFADEATDSAVVQPQKSQAPTTESQNTESDNISTQMPQDMATENTESSSENIEAAVEATPVEENEATEEETATEGNEATEEETATEGNEATEEETTTEENEATEEETTTEGNEATEEDTTTEENEATEEDTATEGNEATEEETATEGNEATEEETATESNEATEEETATEGNEATEEETTTENNEATEEETTTENNEATEEETSTEDNEATEEETTTENNKMSEEVKKEDKEAKAEPKTGEKSLLHDEKPTVPKGNQGHPKPTKYPTILVHGFAGFPDEKKPFFFPSYWGGNKVDLDKELKKQGYDVREAGMSAFGSDYDRAVELYYYIKGGRVDYGAYHAQKYGHERYGETFKGIYPEWEPGKKVHLIGHSLGGQTIQVLEDMLRNGVQEEIDYQKQHGGTIAPLFQGNFDNMVASVTSVATPHNGTYISDKLGNRPIVRKLFTDIVKYASNKHASIDYGYGIWGLKQRDDETYLQYLRRVRDSKVWQTEDSGFYDGSLEGSKRINDRLTLSDDVAYTSITGRDTHSTLSGNQRPNLHMFAPFKILSNLNGHQQPDSWKINDGPVPLGSGLYPYNKPHYDTTFDGTPKLGQWGVMPTLNNWDHMDFVGWDVLDTRIKPDMVLHFYEDIMNYLSSVEQVQEQKEKAKASA, from the coding sequence ATGCTAGATTTTAGAAAGAAATTAACGGTATTTACTTCGGTAACAATTACGTCTCTTGCATTTTTATCATTTACACATACATCCTCAGTCTTTGCAGATGAAGCGACTGACTCAGCTGTCGTTCAACCTCAAAAATCCCAAGCACCTACTACAGAATCTCAAAATACAGAAAGTGATAATATTTCAACGCAAATGCCTCAAGACATGGCTACAGAAAATACAGAATCTTCATCAGAAAACATTGAGGCAGCAGTGGAAGCAACTCCAGTAGAAGAAAATGAAGCAACGGAAGAAGAAACAGCGACAGAAGGTAACGAAGCAACGGAAGAAGAAACAGCGACAGAAGGTAACGAAGCAACAGAAGAAGAAACAACAACAGAAGAAAACGAAGCAACGGAAGAAGAAACAACAACAGAAGGTAACGAAGCAACGGAAGAAGACACAACAACAGAAGAAAATGAAGCAACGGAAGAAGACACAGCAACAGAAGGTAACGAAGCAACGGAAGAAGAAACAGCGACAGAAGGTAACGAAGCAACGGAAGAAGAAACAGCGACAGAAAGTAACGAAGCAACAGAAGAAGAAACAGCGACAGAAGGTAACGAAGCAACAGAAGAAGAAACAACAACAGAAAATAACGAAGCAACGGAAGAAGAAACAACAACAGAAAATAACGAAGCAACAGAAGAAGAGACATCGACAGAAGATAATGAAGCAACAGAAGAAGAAACAACAACAGAAAATAACAAAATGTCAGAAGAAGTAAAAAAAGAGGACAAGGAAGCAAAAGCTGAGCCTAAAACAGGTGAAAAGTCATTACTTCATGATGAAAAGCCAACAGTTCCTAAAGGGAATCAAGGCCACCCAAAACCGACAAAGTATCCTACGATTTTAGTCCATGGATTTGCTGGTTTCCCTGATGAAAAGAAACCTTTCTTCTTCCCATCTTATTGGGGTGGTAACAAAGTGGATCTAGATAAGGAACTCAAAAAACAAGGTTATGATGTACGCGAGGCAGGTATGAGTGCATTCGGTAGTGACTATGATCGTGCTGTTGAGTTGTACTACTATATTAAAGGTGGACGCGTTGACTATGGTGCATATCACGCTCAAAAATATGGTCATGAAAGATATGGTGAAACGTTCAAAGGTATCTACCCTGAATGGGAACCAGGTAAAAAAGTTCATTTAATTGGACATAGTTTAGGTGGACAAACAATTCAAGTGTTAGAAGACATGCTACGTAATGGTGTACAAGAAGAAATTGATTATCAAAAACAACATGGTGGTACAATTGCACCACTTTTCCAAGGAAACTTTGACAATATGGTAGCGTCTGTTACGAGTGTTGCGACACCTCATAATGGTACATATATCTCAGACAAACTGGGTAACAGACCAATTGTTCGTAAGTTATTCACAGATATTGTGAAATATGCAAGCAATAAACATGCATCTATTGACTATGGTTACGGTATCTGGGGATTAAAACAACGTGATGATGAAACATACTTACAATATTTACGTCGCGTACGAGATAGCAAAGTATGGCAAACAGAAGATAGTGGTTTCTATGATGGATCGTTAGAAGGGTCTAAACGTATTAACGATAGATTAACATTAAGTGATGATGTGGCGTATACATCTATTACAGGTAGAGATACACATTCAACATTATCAGGTAACCAACGTCCAAACTTACACATGTTTGCACCATTCAAAATTCTTTCTAACTTAAACGGTCACCAACAACCAGATAGTTGGAAGATTAATGATGGTCCAGTACCGCTTGGTTCAGGTTTATATCCATACAACAAACCGCACTATGATACAACATTTGACGGCACTCCTAAATTAGGACAATGGGGTGTGATGCCAACACTTAATAACTGGGATCACATGGACTTTGTAGGATGGGATGTTCTAGACACAAGAATTAAACCAGACATGGTATTACATTTCTATGAAGACATTATGAACTACCTATCAAGTGTTGAACAAGTACAAGAACAAAAGGAAAAAGCAAAAGCAAGTGCGTAA
- a CDS encoding zinc-binding dehydrogenase, with protein MKAVVISEAGSAQNLEYRDVPTPKVKKGWSLVKVKGFGINHSEIFTREGQSPSVVFPRILGIECVGVIEQTTDALRLPIGQKVVSIMGEMGRAFDGSYAEYVLLPNDQIYPIETKLEWDVLASIPETYYTAYGSFRSLDITDKDEVLVRGATSSLGIAFMKIVKGLYPSVTVTGTTRRLHKAERLRQQGFDDVIVDQDGKLQTNKVYTKIIDLVGPKSIKNSISHLAQYGTICSVGQLGNEWYLNTFDPIIELRGFKKLTSFYSGDVDIQLLNHIIRLIEKGHISNVGPVKVFGLNQIVEAHEYVENEQESFGKVVVIP; from the coding sequence ATGAAAGCTGTCGTTATAAGTGAAGCTGGATCAGCTCAAAATTTAGAATATCGTGATGTACCAACACCAAAAGTGAAAAAAGGTTGGTCACTTGTAAAAGTGAAAGGGTTCGGCATTAATCATTCTGAAATCTTTACGAGAGAAGGTCAGTCCCCCTCTGTTGTCTTTCCAAGGATTTTAGGAATTGAGTGTGTAGGTGTGATTGAACAAACGACTGATGCGTTACGTTTACCTATAGGACAAAAGGTTGTGTCAATAATGGGTGAAATGGGTCGAGCGTTTGATGGTAGTTACGCTGAGTATGTCCTTTTACCTAACGACCAAATTTATCCTATTGAAACAAAGCTAGAGTGGGATGTATTAGCAAGTATTCCAGAGACGTATTATACAGCATATGGCTCTTTTCGCTCTTTAGATATTACAGATAAGGATGAGGTTTTAGTTAGAGGGGCAACGAGTAGTTTAGGGATTGCCTTTATGAAAATTGTGAAAGGACTTTACCCGTCAGTAACTGTAACAGGGACAACAAGACGTTTACATAAAGCGGAAAGATTACGTCAGCAAGGATTTGATGACGTTATAGTAGACCAAGACGGAAAGCTCCAAACCAATAAAGTTTATACGAAAATTATTGACTTAGTTGGGCCAAAGTCAATTAAAAATTCAATTTCGCATTTAGCACAGTACGGAACAATTTGTAGTGTAGGTCAATTGGGAAATGAATGGTACTTGAATACATTTGACCCTATTATTGAGTTGAGAGGTTTTAAAAAACTTACATCCTTTTATTCTGGAGATGTTGATATTCAATTGTTGAATCATATCATTCGGTTAATTGAAAAAGGTCATATTTCAAATGTAGGTCCTGTTAAAGTGTTTGGATTAAATCAAATCGTTGAAGCACATGAATATGTCGAAAATGAACAAGAAAGTTTTGGTAAAGTTGTCGTTATACCATAA
- the fabG gene encoding 3-oxoacyl-ACP reductase FabG: protein MIDLSHQIALITGGANGIGKGIAESLAKAGAKVIIGDIDEQNGTQTAKALGGAFYPLDVSDQKNVHDVVDQIVHTHGKIDILASNTGIYPQIEIENLTEDDWDQIQNINLKGMFFVTQAVLKYMKKQRYGRVIITSSVTGPITGYPGWAHYGATKAGQLGFMRSAALEYAKYGITINAVQPGNVLTEGLKAQGESYLAGTRKIIPTHELGEPADIGFAVAFFASPASKFITGQSLVIDGGQLLPEEPDAIKD from the coding sequence ATGATTGATTTATCTCATCAAATTGCACTGATAACTGGTGGCGCAAATGGAATTGGAAAAGGGATTGCAGAATCTTTGGCAAAAGCAGGTGCTAAAGTAATCATCGGGGACATCGACGAACAAAATGGCACACAAACGGCTAAAGCATTAGGTGGTGCATTTTATCCTCTAGATGTATCAGATCAAAAGAACGTGCATGATGTTGTCGATCAAATCGTTCATACGCATGGCAAAATTGATATTCTCGCGTCAAATACAGGCATCTATCCTCAAATTGAGATTGAAAATCTAACAGAAGATGATTGGGATCAAATACAAAATATCAATCTTAAAGGGATGTTTTTCGTCACTCAAGCTGTTTTAAAATATATGAAAAAACAACGCTATGGTCGTGTGATTATAACGTCCTCTGTGACTGGTCCCATTACGGGCTATCCAGGTTGGGCACATTATGGTGCAACAAAAGCTGGACAACTCGGCTTTATGCGAAGTGCAGCACTTGAATATGCTAAATATGGTATTACGATTAATGCCGTTCAGCCAGGCAACGTTTTAACAGAAGGCTTAAAAGCACAAGGAGAATCTTACTTAGCAGGTACGCGTAAGATTATACCTACACATGAATTAGGTGAACCTGCTGATATCGGCTTTGCTGTTGCTTTCTTTGCATCACCTGCATCAAAGTTTATTACAGGTCAAAGTCTTGTCATTGATGGCGGACAACTCTTACCTGAAGAACCAGATGCAATCAAAGACTAA